In Synechococcus sp. HK05, a genomic segment contains:
- a CDS encoding FAD-dependent monooxygenase gives MSHPVLVVGAGPVGLTLALALHQQGVAVRVVDRAPQPSDLSKAVVIWPRTLELLDLHGCVEPFLRAGIEGHGARIQAGRHVLVELPFSKVESPFPYALMIPQNRTEAVLTQLLAERGVQVERQLELTDFSESEGCVSARLSRADGSQETMRCSYLLGCDGAHSVVRHHLGLAYSGETLESNWVLADVKLDGPAAPDQVAVVWNPDGILALFPIDVDRFRIIGDVSGAEAADPTLEQVQSLVEQRLGPGYRAHDPIWLSHFRINERKVDRYSVGRVFLAGDAAHIHSPAGGQGMNTGMQDAFNLAWKLALVLQNKAGTPLLETYSQERSAIGDQVLRNAGALTRVALVRQPLLRRLRNLLFSKLGRSRRLQRRLVQQLCETDLHYRGSALSPVLAASGQGLQPGDRTPDLPCHAANGDTRLHALLGGGRFVLLSVGTPLPPLEPSLAGDWLVAASAAPQDGYVAGRTYLIRPDAYLSSCVPSAEREKLLALGDQWR, from the coding sequence ATGTCACACCCCGTCTTGGTTGTGGGAGCAGGCCCGGTGGGCCTCACCCTGGCTTTGGCCCTGCATCAGCAGGGCGTCGCCGTACGCGTGGTGGACCGGGCACCCCAGCCCAGTGATCTCTCCAAGGCCGTGGTGATCTGGCCGCGAACCCTGGAATTGCTCGATCTGCATGGCTGCGTCGAGCCCTTCTTGAGAGCTGGGATCGAGGGCCATGGGGCTCGGATCCAGGCGGGACGACACGTGCTGGTGGAGCTGCCCTTCTCCAAGGTTGAGAGCCCGTTCCCTTACGCCTTGATGATTCCCCAGAACCGCACCGAGGCGGTTCTCACCCAGCTGCTGGCGGAGCGTGGCGTGCAGGTGGAACGGCAGCTCGAGCTCACCGACTTTTCGGAGTCCGAGGGCTGTGTCAGCGCGCGACTCAGCCGGGCTGACGGCAGCCAGGAGACGATGCGGTGCAGCTACCTGTTGGGCTGTGATGGCGCCCACAGCGTGGTGCGCCATCACCTTGGTCTGGCCTATAGCGGTGAAACCCTCGAGTCGAACTGGGTCCTGGCGGACGTGAAGCTCGACGGCCCCGCAGCCCCCGATCAGGTGGCGGTGGTCTGGAATCCCGATGGGATCTTGGCCCTGTTCCCGATCGACGTGGATCGCTTCCGCATCATTGGCGATGTCTCGGGAGCGGAGGCCGCGGATCCAACGCTTGAGCAGGTCCAGAGCCTGGTGGAGCAGCGGTTGGGCCCCGGCTATCGCGCCCACGATCCGATCTGGTTGAGCCACTTCCGGATCAATGAACGCAAGGTCGACCGCTACAGCGTTGGCCGTGTCTTCCTGGCCGGTGATGCGGCCCACATTCACAGCCCAGCCGGTGGGCAGGGCATGAACACCGGCATGCAAGACGCCTTCAACCTGGCGTGGAAGCTGGCCCTGGTGCTTCAGAACAAGGCCGGGACGCCGCTACTCGAGACCTATTCCCAAGAACGCAGCGCCATTGGTGATCAGGTGCTGCGCAATGCCGGGGCCTTGACCCGCGTGGCTCTGGTGCGGCAGCCCCTGCTGCGTCGCCTGCGAAACCTCCTCTTCTCGAAGCTGGGCCGCAGCCGCCGGCTGCAGCGGCGGCTCGTGCAGCAGCTCTGTGAAACCGATCTGCACTACCGCGGCAGCGCCCTCTCACCGGTGTTGGCTGCTTCAGGGCAGGGACTGCAACCGGGGGATCGAACCCCGGATCTGCCTTGCCACGCCGCCAACGGAGACACCAGGCTGCACGCGCTCCTGGGCGGCGGTCGCTTTGTGCTGTTGTCCGTTGGCACTCCCCTGCCGCCGCTTGAGCCCTCGTTGGCAGGGGATTGGCTCGTTGCGGCCAGCGCCGCACCCCAGGATGGGTATGTCGCGGGTCGGACCTATCTGATTCGACCTGATGCCTACCTCAGCAGCTGCGTCCCCAGCGCAGAGCGCGAAAAGCTGCTAGCGCTGGGGGATCAGTGGCGCTGA
- a CDS encoding 23S rRNA (pseudouridine(1915)-N(3))-methyltransferase RlmH, protein MNPSRIRILAVGKVRKGWVLEGVATYLKRLPGLQVVELRDAGKEREADAILAALRPDEQLVVLAEEGQTFDSPAFAQRLEGSGSERLALVIGGAEGIAPELKARARWKLSLSPMTFPHELARLLLLEQLYRALTIQQGGPYHK, encoded by the coding sequence ATCAATCCCTCCCGCATCCGCATCCTGGCGGTGGGCAAGGTGCGCAAGGGTTGGGTGCTGGAGGGCGTCGCCACCTACCTCAAACGCCTGCCTGGGCTTCAGGTGGTGGAGCTGCGTGATGCCGGCAAAGAGCGTGAGGCGGACGCGATCCTGGCGGCCTTGCGCCCCGACGAGCAGCTGGTGGTGCTGGCGGAGGAGGGCCAAACCTTCGATTCCCCGGCCTTTGCCCAGCGGCTGGAGGGCTCAGGCTCCGAGCGCCTGGCCTTGGTGATCGGGGGCGCCGAAGGCATTGCCCCGGAACTCAAGGCCCGTGCCCGCTGGAAGCTCAGCCTCTCGCCGATGACCTTCCCCCATGAGCTGGCCCGCCTGCTGCTGCTGGAGCAGCTTTACCGCGCCCTCACGATTCAGCAGGGCGGGCCGTATCACAAATGA
- the purB gene encoding adenylosuccinate lyase: MIERYTLPEMGAIWSEQAKFQSWLDVEIAATEANCELGRVPSEAVATIKEKASFSVERILEIEAEVRHDVIAFLTNVNEHVGDAGRYIHVGMTSSDVLDTGVALQMKASVQLLRTELNKLADALRELARAHKGTVMIGRSHAIHGEPITFGFKLAGWLAEVVRNQERLERLERVVSVGQISGAMGTYANTDPRVEEIACAKLGLVPDTASTQVIGRDRHAEYIQTLALVGAALERFSTEIRNMQRTDVLEVEENFAKGQKGSSAMPHKRNPIRSERISGLARVLRSYVVAALENCALWHERDISHSSVERMMLPDCSVTLHFMLREMTSVVQGLGVYPDNMARNMNVYGGVVFSQRVLLALVESGISREDAYRIVQRNAHTAWNTAGGDFRANLEADADVTSRLSAEQLADCFSTDLHQANLGVIWERLGI, encoded by the coding sequence TTGATCGAGCGTTACACCCTGCCCGAGATGGGCGCCATCTGGAGCGAGCAGGCGAAGTTCCAGAGCTGGCTGGATGTGGAGATCGCCGCCACTGAAGCCAACTGCGAGCTGGGCCGAGTACCCTCCGAGGCCGTGGCCACGATCAAGGAGAAGGCCAGCTTCAGCGTGGAGCGCATCCTCGAGATCGAAGCCGAGGTGCGCCACGACGTGATCGCCTTCCTCACCAACGTGAACGAGCACGTGGGGGATGCCGGCCGCTACATCCACGTGGGCATGACCAGCTCGGATGTGCTCGACACCGGTGTGGCCCTGCAGATGAAGGCCTCGGTGCAGCTGCTGCGCACCGAACTCAACAAACTGGCCGACGCCCTGCGCGAGCTGGCCCGCGCCCACAAGGGCACCGTAATGATCGGCCGCTCCCACGCCATCCACGGAGAGCCGATCACCTTCGGCTTCAAGTTGGCCGGCTGGCTGGCTGAGGTGGTGCGCAACCAGGAGCGGCTTGAGCGGCTCGAGCGTGTGGTGAGCGTGGGCCAGATCTCCGGTGCCATGGGCACCTACGCCAACACCGATCCCCGGGTGGAGGAGATCGCCTGCGCCAAGCTCGGCCTGGTGCCCGACACCGCCAGCACCCAGGTGATCGGCCGCGACCGCCACGCCGAATACATCCAGACCCTCGCCCTGGTGGGTGCCGCGCTGGAGCGTTTCTCCACCGAGATCCGCAACATGCAGCGCACCGATGTGCTCGAGGTGGAGGAGAACTTCGCCAAGGGCCAGAAGGGCAGCTCCGCCATGCCCCACAAGCGCAACCCGATCCGCAGCGAGCGCATCAGCGGCCTGGCCCGGGTGCTGCGCAGCTATGTGGTGGCAGCGCTGGAAAACTGTGCCCTCTGGCATGAGCGCGACATCAGCCACAGCTCAGTGGAGCGCATGATGCTGCCCGACTGCTCGGTGACCCTGCACTTCATGCTCCGGGAGATGACTTCGGTGGTGCAGGGCCTGGGCGTGTACCCGGACAACATGGCCCGCAACATGAATGTGTACGGCGGCGTGGTGTTCAGCCAGCGGGTACTCCTGGCCCTGGTGGAGAGCGGCATCAGCCGCGAAGACGCCTACCGCATCGTGCAGCGCAACGCCCACACCGCCTGGAACACCGCCGGTGGCGATTTCCGCGCCAACCTCGAAGCCGACGCGGATGTGACCTCCCGCCTCAGCGCCGAGCAGCTGGCTGACTGCTTCTCCACCGATCTGCACCAAGCCAACCTCGGCGTGATCTGGGAGCGCCTGGGGATCTGA
- a CDS encoding TlyA family RNA methyltransferase: protein MGRKQRLDLQLVELGLATSRQQAQQLIRAGKVRSGDRVLDKPGLDVLPDLPLQVEQPPRFVSRGGEKLLGALEAFPIELAGRVCLDGGISTGGFTDCLLQHGASRVYGVDVGYGQTAWSLRTDPRLVLKERTNLRHLEPIDLYGDEDPWPDLAVADVSFIRLALVLPAIGRLLQAERREVLLLVKPQFEVGKERVGKGGVVRDPAAHVDAIEGVIAAAAAEGWSACGVTASPITGPAGNHEYLLWLRSGAWDEPASAAVPQKNAGVAPEAEAIRRLVAETLEA, encoded by the coding sequence ATGGGCCGCAAGCAACGCCTGGATCTGCAGCTGGTGGAGCTGGGTTTGGCCACCAGCCGCCAGCAGGCCCAGCAGCTGATCCGGGCCGGCAAGGTGCGCAGCGGCGATCGCGTGCTCGATAAGCCTGGGCTCGATGTGCTGCCCGATCTGCCCTTGCAGGTGGAGCAGCCGCCCCGGTTTGTCTCGCGTGGTGGTGAAAAGCTCCTCGGCGCCCTGGAGGCTTTCCCGATTGAGCTGGCCGGCCGGGTGTGCCTTGACGGCGGTATCTCCACCGGCGGCTTCACCGACTGCCTGCTGCAACACGGCGCCAGCCGGGTGTACGGCGTGGATGTGGGGTATGGGCAAACGGCCTGGAGCCTGCGCACCGATCCGCGCCTGGTGCTCAAGGAGCGCACCAACCTGCGGCACCTGGAGCCGATCGACCTTTACGGCGATGAGGATCCTTGGCCGGATCTGGCGGTGGCGGATGTGTCGTTCATTCGCCTGGCCCTGGTGCTGCCAGCGATTGGACGGTTGCTGCAAGCGGAGCGGCGCGAGGTACTGCTCCTGGTGAAGCCGCAGTTTGAGGTGGGCAAGGAGCGGGTGGGCAAGGGCGGTGTGGTGCGCGACCCCGCGGCCCATGTGGATGCGATCGAAGGGGTGATCGCGGCGGCCGCGGCGGAGGGTTGGAGCGCCTGCGGGGTAACCGCCTCACCGATCACCGGCCCGGCGGGTAACCATGAGTACCTGCTCTGGTTGCGCAGCGGTGCCTGGGACGAGCCGGCCAGCGCGGCTGTGCCACAAAAAAACGCCGGAGTCGCCCCTGAAGCAGAGGCCATCCGGCGCTTGGTGGCTGAAACACTGGAAGCCTGA
- a CDS encoding P-II family nitrogen regulator — protein MKKVEAIIRPFKLEDVKLALVNAGIVGMTVSEVRGFGRQKGQVERYRGSEFTVEFLQKLKLEIVVDDAQVDTVVGAIQEAARTGEIGDGKIFISPVDSVIRIRTGDRDSSAI, from the coding sequence ATGAAAAAAGTTGAGGCCATCATTCGCCCGTTCAAGCTTGAAGACGTGAAGCTGGCGTTGGTCAATGCCGGCATCGTCGGCATGACCGTGAGCGAGGTGCGGGGCTTCGGTCGCCAGAAGGGCCAGGTGGAGCGTTACCGCGGCTCTGAGTTCACCGTTGAATTCCTGCAGAAGCTCAAGCTCGAGATCGTGGTTGACGACGCCCAGGTGGACACCGTGGTGGGCGCCATTCAGGAAGCGGCCCGCACCGGCGAGATCGGCGACGGCAAGATCTTCATCAGCCCTGTGGATTCCGTGATCCGCATCCGCACCGGCGACCGCGACAGCAGCGCCATCTGA
- the queF gene encoding preQ(1) synthase, translated as MSADQTRTPLYGERAIAEAELICFDNPRPGRAYEVAITLPEFTCKCPFSGYPDFATLRLTYQPGPRVMELKAIKLYVNSYRDRSISHEEVTNRILDDFVAACAPVWMELEADFNPRGNVHTVIRASHGTRQPC; from the coding sequence ATGAGCGCCGATCAGACCCGCACCCCTCTCTATGGAGAGCGGGCCATTGCCGAAGCGGAGCTGATCTGTTTCGACAACCCGCGTCCGGGCCGGGCCTATGAGGTGGCGATCACCCTGCCGGAATTCACCTGCAAGTGCCCCTTCTCGGGCTATCCCGATTTCGCCACCCTGCGGCTCACCTATCAGCCGGGTCCCCGCGTGATGGAGCTCAAGGCGATCAAGCTCTATGTGAACAGCTACCGGGATCGCTCCATCTCCCACGAGGAGGTGACCAACCGGATCCTCGATGACTTCGTGGCCGCCTGCGCACCGGTGTGGATGGAGCTCGAGGCTGACTTCAACCCCCGCGGCAACGTTCACACCGTGATCCGTGCCAGCCACGGCACCCGTCAGCCCTGCTGA
- a CDS encoding cytochrome c biogenesis protein ResB, giving the protein MKRLIAWISDLRLAIGLLILIAIASGLGTLVPQQENAELYHRVYDAQPWLGLLNGEAILRLQLDHVYSSSWFLALLAWLGLSLILCSWRRQWPALQAALRWIDYSSPRQLSKLTLAETIKSPQAETQLSQLQALLQQRGWQVQPHPHRLAARRGVSGRVGPLLVHAGLVVLMVGAAWGALAGQRLERYLAPGNELELLNRRGETQLTVALEDFGIERDPAGRPEQFRSQLRLQPGDPAASEPLPASNREISVNHPLRFQGMTVYQADWALAAIQVQLGQSPILELPLQSFPQLGDQVWGIVLPTRPDGSNPVLLALSSEQGPVAVYSADAEVLGSLVPGGGAAEIAGIPLRIAGVVPASGLLLKRDPGVPLVYAGFAIALAGGALSLIATRQLWAIAEPEQQKLHVAGLCNRNLTAFSRELPALLAELQQG; this is encoded by the coding sequence ATGAAACGCCTGATCGCCTGGATCTCCGACCTGCGCCTGGCCATCGGGCTGTTGATCCTGATCGCCATCGCCAGCGGACTGGGCACGCTGGTTCCCCAGCAGGAGAACGCGGAGCTTTATCACCGCGTCTACGACGCTCAGCCCTGGCTGGGGCTGCTCAACGGCGAAGCGATCCTGCGCCTGCAGCTCGATCACGTGTATTCGAGCAGCTGGTTTCTGGCCCTGTTGGCATGGCTGGGGCTGTCATTGATCCTGTGCAGCTGGCGCCGCCAATGGCCGGCCCTGCAGGCCGCCCTGCGCTGGATCGACTACAGCAGCCCCCGCCAGCTCAGCAAGCTCACCCTGGCGGAAACGATCAAGAGCCCGCAGGCGGAGACGCAACTGAGCCAATTACAGGCGCTGCTGCAACAACGGGGCTGGCAGGTGCAACCCCATCCCCACCGCCTGGCGGCCCGCCGGGGCGTGAGCGGCCGCGTGGGGCCGTTGCTGGTGCATGCCGGCCTGGTGGTGCTGATGGTGGGAGCGGCCTGGGGTGCGCTCGCCGGCCAACGGCTCGAGCGCTATCTGGCCCCTGGCAATGAGCTGGAGCTGCTCAACCGCCGCGGCGAAACCCAACTCACCGTGGCCCTCGAGGACTTCGGCATCGAACGCGACCCCGCCGGCCGGCCCGAACAATTCCGCTCCCAGCTGCGGCTGCAACCCGGCGATCCAGCCGCCAGCGAGCCCCTACCAGCCAGCAACCGCGAGATCAGCGTGAACCACCCCCTGCGCTTCCAGGGGATGACGGTGTACCAGGCCGACTGGGCCCTGGCCGCCATCCAGGTGCAACTGGGCCAAAGCCCGATCCTGGAGCTGCCGCTGCAAAGCTTCCCGCAACTGGGGGATCAGGTGTGGGGCATCGTGCTGCCCACGCGCCCCGATGGGAGCAACCCGGTGCTGCTGGCCCTCTCCAGCGAGCAAGGCCCGGTCGCGGTGTATTCCGCCGATGCGGAGGTGCTGGGCAGCCTGGTGCCGGGCGGCGGCGCCGCTGAGATCGCGGGCATTCCCCTGCGCATTGCCGGGGTGGTGCCCGCCAGCGGCCTGCTGCTCAAGCGCGATCCCGGCGTACCACTGGTGTATGCCGGCTTCGCGATTGCGCTGGCGGGTGGGGCCTTGAGCCTGATCGCCACCCGCCAGCTCTGGGCCATCGCCGAGCCCGAACAGCAGAAGCTGCACGTGGCCGGGCTGTGCAACCGCAATCTGACGGCCTTTTCACGCGAACTGCCAGCCCTGCTGGCCGAACTTCAGCAGGGCTGA
- a CDS encoding cytochrome c biogenesis CcdA family protein — MVAPALADWARSGEQLLSTSLAHPGALTLLLVFAGGLLTSLGPCSLSLLPVTLAYLAGFDDEHDKPWQRSLSFCGGIVASLVLLGLASGALGRIYGQVPGLIPTLVAVLAVLMGLNLLGLLPLQLPSGPDPEQWRQRVPKALAPLAAGLAFGLAASPCTTPVLAVLLAWIAQAGNPLAGVVLLTAFAAGQVMPLLLAGIAAAWVPRLLALRALGQWVPPISGVVLLATGTLTLLARWG; from the coding sequence ATGGTGGCTCCGGCCCTGGCCGACTGGGCCCGCAGCGGAGAGCAGCTGCTAAGCACCTCCCTCGCCCATCCCGGTGCCCTCACCCTGCTGTTGGTGTTCGCCGGTGGTTTGCTCACCAGCCTGGGGCCCTGCTCGCTGTCGCTGCTACCGGTCACCCTGGCTTACCTCGCCGGGTTCGACGACGAGCACGACAAGCCCTGGCAGCGCAGCCTCAGCTTCTGCGGCGGCATCGTGGCCTCGCTGGTGCTGCTCGGCCTAGCCAGCGGCGCCCTGGGGCGCATCTACGGCCAGGTGCCAGGCCTGATCCCCACGCTGGTGGCCGTGCTGGCGGTGTTGATGGGCCTCAATCTGCTCGGCCTGCTGCCCCTGCAGCTCCCGAGCGGGCCCGACCCTGAACAATGGCGCCAGCGGGTGCCCAAGGCCCTGGCGCCACTGGCGGCTGGTTTGGCCTTCGGGCTGGCCGCTTCGCCCTGCACCACCCCGGTGCTGGCGGTGTTGCTGGCCTGGATCGCTCAGGCCGGCAATCCGCTGGCCGGCGTGGTGCTGCTCACGGCCTTTGCCGCCGGCCAGGTGATGCCGTTGCTGCTCGCCGGCATCGCCGCCGCCTGGGTGCCGCGGCTCCTGGCCCTGCGAGCCCTGGGCCAGTGGGTTCCCCCCATCAGCGGCGTGGTGCTCCTGGCCACAGGCACACTCACCCTTCTGGCCCGCTGGGGCTAA
- a CDS encoding FtsW/RodA/SpoVE family cell cycle protein encodes MPQFPAALARSANPSGLLPVPFRLWPAEARLLLGMVALWSVLGLVVLGSASWWVAAREMGDPTYYLKRQAIWMVASWGLLYLGIKINLRRWLRMAGPALLVGMVLVALTLVIGSTVNGASRWLVIGPIQIQPTELIKPFLVLQGAALFSHWSRIAPDQKLIWLGVFAVTLGLILKQPNLSTASLCGILLWLMALASGLPLWAMLGSAGLGFTVAVGSISINEYQRIRVTSFLDPWKDAQGDGYQLVQSLLAIGSGGLWGEGFGLSTQKLQYLPIQSTDFIFAVFAEEFGYVGSVLLLLFLLLFGFMGLRVALSCRSNQQRLVAIGCTSLLVGQSILNIAVASGAMPTTGLPLPMISYGGNSLLSSLLTAGLLLRCALEGAGLEPGRPRRREERLRQGSAGGSLSIG; translated from the coding sequence GTGCCTCAGTTCCCAGCAGCATTGGCCCGTTCCGCCAACCCATCCGGCCTGTTGCCTGTGCCCTTCCGCCTCTGGCCGGCAGAAGCACGCCTCCTGCTGGGGATGGTGGCCCTCTGGAGCGTGCTGGGCCTAGTGGTGCTGGGATCGGCCAGCTGGTGGGTGGCCGCTCGTGAAATGGGTGATCCCACCTACTACCTCAAGCGCCAGGCCATCTGGATGGTCGCCAGTTGGGGCTTGCTCTACCTGGGCATCAAGATCAATCTGCGCCGCTGGCTGCGTATGGCAGGCCCGGCATTGCTGGTCGGCATGGTGCTGGTGGCCCTCACCCTGGTGATCGGCAGCACCGTGAATGGCGCCAGCCGCTGGCTGGTGATCGGCCCGATCCAGATCCAGCCCACCGAGCTGATCAAACCCTTCCTGGTGCTCCAGGGTGCAGCGCTGTTCTCCCACTGGAGCCGCATCGCACCGGATCAAAAACTCATCTGGCTCGGGGTGTTTGCCGTGACCCTGGGCCTGATCCTCAAGCAGCCCAACCTGAGCACAGCCTCCCTCTGCGGCATCCTGCTGTGGCTGATGGCCCTGGCCTCAGGGCTGCCGCTCTGGGCAATGCTCGGCAGCGCTGGCCTGGGCTTCACGGTGGCGGTGGGCAGCATCTCCATCAACGAGTACCAGCGCATCCGGGTGACCTCTTTCCTCGACCCCTGGAAGGACGCCCAAGGGGACGGCTATCAGCTGGTGCAAAGCCTGCTGGCGATCGGTTCGGGCGGCCTCTGGGGCGAAGGCTTCGGCCTCTCCACCCAGAAGTTGCAATACCTACCCATCCAGAGCACCGATTTCATCTTTGCGGTGTTTGCCGAGGAATTCGGCTACGTGGGCTCAGTGTTGCTGCTGCTGTTTCTGTTGCTGTTCGGCTTTATGGGGCTGCGAGTGGCGCTCAGCTGCCGCAGCAACCAACAACGCCTCGTGGCGATCGGCTGCACCAGCCTGCTGGTGGGTCAATCGATCCTCAACATCGCCGTAGCCAGTGGCGCCATGCCCACCACCGGCCTGCCGCTGCCAATGATCAGCTACGGCGGCAACTCCCTGCTCTCCAGCCTGCTCACGGCCGGCCTGCTGCTGCGCTGCGCCCTGGAAGGCGCCGGCCTGGAGCCCGGGCGACCGCGGCGCCGCGAGGAACGCCTGCGGCAAGGCTCAGCAGGCGGAAGCCTGTCGATAGGCTGA
- a CDS encoding phycobilisome linker polypeptide — translation MRLFKVTACIPCPEKARSQRELQNTFFTKWVPYESWFAEQQRIMKQGGKILKVELVSGRRQVNVGN, via the coding sequence ATGCGCCTGTTCAAAGTCACCGCCTGCATCCCTTGCCCTGAGAAGGCCCGTTCCCAGCGCGAGCTGCAGAACACCTTCTTCACCAAGTGGGTGCCTTACGAAAGCTGGTTTGCTGAGCAGCAGCGGATCATGAAGCAAGGCGGCAAGATTCTGAAGGTTGAACTGGTCTCCGGTCGCCGTCAGGTGAACGTGGGCAACTGA
- the apcB gene encoding allophycocyanin subunit beta — protein sequence MQDAITNVINQADVQGLYLDTSSMGRLEQYFASGELRVRAAATISANASAIIKEAVAKSLLYSDITRPGGNMYTCRRYAACIRDLDYYLRYATYAMLAGDTSILDERVLNGLKETYNSLGVPIGATVQSIQAMKEVTASLVGPDAGREMGVYFDYISSGLGN from the coding sequence ATGCAAGACGCCATCACCAACGTCATCAACCAGGCCGACGTCCAGGGCCTCTACCTGGACACCTCCTCCATGGGTCGCCTGGAGCAGTACTTCGCCAGCGGTGAGCTGCGCGTTCGTGCCGCTGCCACCATCAGCGCCAACGCTTCTGCCATCATCAAGGAAGCCGTGGCCAAGTCGCTGCTGTACTCGGACATCACCCGTCCCGGCGGCAACATGTACACCTGCCGTCGCTATGCAGCCTGCATCCGCGACCTCGACTACTACCTGCGCTACGCCACCTACGCCATGCTGGCTGGTGACACCTCGATCCTCGACGAGCGTGTGCTGAACGGCCTCAAGGAGACCTACAACTCCCTGGGTGTGCCCATCGGCGCCACCGTGCAGTCGATCCAGGCCATGAAGGAAGTGACCGCCTCCCTGGTGGGCCCCGATGCCGGCCGCGAAATGGGCGTGTACTTCGACTACATCAGCTCCGGCCTGGGTAACTGA
- a CDS encoding allophycocyanin subunit alpha, giving the protein MSIVSNSIINADAEARYLSPGELDQIKAFVSGGQRRLRVAQVLAESRERIVKTAGGALFQKRPDVISPGGNAYGEEMTASCLRDMDYYLRLVTYGIVAGDVTPIEEIGIIGAKEMYRSLGTPLEAMAEAVREMKNAAMSLLTGADAEEAGFYFDYVVGALS; this is encoded by the coding sequence ATGAGCATCGTCTCCAACTCGATCATCAACGCGGACGCCGAAGCCCGCTACCTCAGCCCTGGCGAACTCGACCAGATCAAGGCTTTCGTGAGCGGCGGTCAGCGTCGTCTTCGCGTCGCCCAGGTCCTGGCCGAGAGCCGCGAGCGCATCGTTAAGACCGCCGGCGGTGCTCTGTTCCAGAAGCGCCCCGACGTCATCTCCCCCGGCGGCAATGCCTACGGCGAGGAAATGACCGCGTCCTGCCTGCGCGACATGGACTACTACCTGCGCCTGGTGACCTACGGCATCGTCGCTGGTGATGTGACCCCGATCGAAGAGATCGGCATCATCGGCGCCAAGGAGATGTATCGCTCCCTGGGCACCCCCCTCGAAGCCATGGCTGAAGCCGTGCGCGAGATGAAGAACGCCGCCATGAGCCTGCTCACCGGCGCTGATGCCGAAGAGGCTGGCTTCTACTTCGACTACGTCGTCGGCGCCCTCTCCTGA